In the Lascolabacillus massiliensis genome, one interval contains:
- a CDS encoding single-stranded DNA-binding protein, producing MSVNKVILVGNVGKDPEMKYFDNDVAKANFSVATTERGYTTSNGTQVPERTEWHNVVCWRGLAQIAERFVKKGTLVYIEGKIKTRSYDDQSGVKRYITEIIADNLELLSKRSGGVENENITGRHDPPVSENTSNEVDNNSDMDDLPF from the coding sequence ATGTCGGTGAATAAAGTAATATTAGTAGGAAATGTAGGCAAAGACCCGGAAATGAAGTATTTCGACAATGACGTTGCAAAAGCAAATTTTTCAGTAGCAACAACTGAGAGAGGTTACACCACATCCAACGGCACTCAGGTTCCTGAGAGAACTGAATGGCACAACGTTGTATGCTGGAGAGGATTAGCTCAGATTGCAGAGAGATTTGTAAAAAAAGGTACATTAGTTTATATTGAAGGAAAGATAAAAACTCGATCATATGATGATCAGAGCGGTGTTAAACGATATATAACAGAGATTATTGCCGATAACCTGGAGTTACTTAGTAAAAGATCAGGTGGAGTTGAGAATGAAAATATAACGGGCAGACACGATCCCCCTGTATCAGAAAACACATCAAATGAAGTAGATAATAATTCTGATATGGATGATTTGCCGTTTTAA
- the rpsI gene encoding 30S ribosomal protein S9, with protein MEAVNAIGRRKAAVARVFVTEGTGKIVINKRELENYFPSSILQYIVKQPLNTLNVADKYDIRVNLDGGGYKGQSEAVRLGIARALVKINPEDKAALRAQGFMTRDPRVVERKKPGQPGARKKFQFSKR; from the coding sequence ATGGAAGCAGTAAATGCAATAGGAAGGCGTAAAGCCGCAGTGGCCAGGGTTTTCGTAACCGAAGGTACCGGAAAGATCGTTATTAATAAACGTGAATTAGAAAATTATTTCCCATCTTCTATACTTCAGTACATAGTAAAACAACCATTAAATACTCTGAATGTAGCTGATAAATATGATATCAGAGTAAATCTAGATGGTGGTGGTTATAAAGGTCAGTCAGAAGCCGTAAGATTAGGTATTGCACGTGCTTTAGTGAAAATAAATCCTGAAGATAAGGCAGCATTAAGAGCTCAAGGCTTTATGACACGTGACCCACGTGTAGTTGAACGTAAGAAACCGGGACAACCAGGCGCCAGAAAGAAATTCCAATTCTCAAAACGTTAA
- the rplM gene encoding 50S ribosomal protein L13: MDTLSYKTISVNRETAQKEWVEIDATGQTLGRLSSKVAKLLRGKYKASFTPHVDCGDNVIILNADKVILTGNKWTERTYYRYSGYPGGQRTSTPSELMAKGPDRLFKKVVKGMLPKNKLGDALLNNLFVYAGNEHPHQAQKPKKIDINSLK; the protein is encoded by the coding sequence ATGGATACGCTTAGTTATAAAACCATTTCTGTAAACAGAGAAACGGCTCAGAAAGAATGGGTTGAAATAGATGCCACAGGGCAGACATTAGGGCGTCTCAGCTCAAAAGTAGCAAAATTACTTAGAGGTAAGTATAAAGCCAGCTTCACTCCACATGTGGATTGCGGTGATAATGTTATAATTCTGAATGCAGATAAAGTAATACTTACAGGAAATAAGTGGACAGAACGCACCTATTACCGCTATTCGGGATACCCAGGTGGTCAGCGTACATCTACACCATCAGAACTGATGGCAAAAGGTCCGGACAGACTCTTCAAAAAAGTTGTAAAGGGTATGCTGCCTAAAAATAAATTAGGTGATGCATTATTAAATAATCTGTTTGTGTATGCCGGTAATGAGCACCCACATCAGGCACAGAAACCAAAGAAAATCGATATTAACAGTCTTAAATAA
- the gldE gene encoding gliding motility-associated protein GldE, with amino-acid sequence MALDYFISVLLLLLIIMNAIVSGSEVAYFSLSQEYSQDKYSSSDSITNKANTLLKKPENLLASLVLAYNLLNVTIAVLTIYLLNRLPYFAGEIGSKLILEAVITISIILLFVDILPKLYASHDPLKFANRYAPLITVISRLMSPFSGLLAKITTSYTRPLSYSKHELSMEDLSKALEITSDEITRDQEKEMLEGIIRFRDKSVDDIKISRSDMIAINIQTLFVDVIDFIVEAGFSRIPVYEDNPDNIKGILYVKDLLPHLGKPHNFKWQSLIRSAYFVPGAKRIDDLLEEFRSNKIHMAIVVDEYGGTSGLVTMEDILEEIVGDISDEYDEELPLYTIAADGTYIFEGKTPLEDFIKITNVPEKDFEAMSDEVDTLAGLLLELKGDFPKRKETFTYKKYTFQAEEMSKKRIIKVRYIPPKLKTKEVE; translated from the coding sequence GTGGCTTTAGACTATTTTATATCAGTTTTGCTGCTTCTGCTTATAATTATGAACGCTATCGTTTCCGGTTCAGAAGTTGCTTATTTCTCCTTAAGCCAAGAGTACAGTCAAGATAAATATTCATCTTCTGACTCTATAACAAACAAGGCTAACACATTACTAAAAAAGCCCGAAAACCTACTGGCTTCATTAGTTCTGGCTTATAATTTACTTAATGTAACAATAGCTGTATTAACAATATATCTACTAAACAGGTTACCCTATTTTGCAGGTGAAATTGGCTCAAAACTTATACTTGAGGCAGTTATAACAATATCTATAATTCTTCTTTTTGTAGATATTCTCCCAAAACTATACGCATCACACGATCCACTTAAATTCGCCAACAGATATGCTCCGCTAATAACCGTTATAAGCAGGTTGATGAGCCCTTTTTCAGGATTACTTGCAAAAATAACAACCTCATATACACGCCCACTCTCATATAGTAAACATGAGTTGTCGATGGAAGACTTATCAAAAGCACTTGAAATTACTTCTGATGAAATTACAAGAGATCAGGAAAAAGAGATGCTTGAAGGTATTATCAGGTTTAGAGATAAAAGTGTGGATGACATCAAGATATCCAGAAGTGATATGATCGCCATCAATATTCAAACACTTTTTGTTGATGTAATAGACTTTATTGTTGAAGCAGGATTCTCACGTATACCTGTATATGAGGATAATCCCGACAATATAAAAGGGATACTTTATGTAAAAGACCTTCTGCCTCATCTTGGCAAACCACACAATTTTAAATGGCAGTCACTTATCAGATCTGCATATTTTGTGCCCGGTGCAAAACGAATTGATGATTTGCTGGAAGAATTCCGGTCAAATAAAATTCATATGGCAATAGTTGTAGATGAATATGGTGGAACATCTGGTCTAGTTACAATGGAAGATATACTCGAAGAGATTGTAGGAGATATCAGTGACGAGTATGATGAAGAGTTGCCTTTATATACTATAGCCGCAGACGGTACATATATATTTGAAGGTAAAACACCTCTTGAAGATTTTATTAAGATTACGAATGTCCCGGAAAAGGATTTCGAAGCAATGTCTGATGAAGTTGATACTTTAGCAGGGTTACTACTTGAGTTGAAAGGAGATTTCCCAAAGCGGAAAGAAACTTTTACATATAAAAAATATACTTTCCAGGCAGAGGAGATGAGTAAGAAAAGAATTATTAAAGTTCGCTACATTCCTCCAAAATTAAAAACAAAAGAAGTTGAATAA
- the tsf gene encoding translation elongation factor Ts produces the protein MAVTMADIQHLRKMTGAGMMDCKNALNEAGGDFDKAMEIIRKKGQAIAAKREDRDASEGCVLAKTEGNFGAVVALQCETDFVAKNEDYIALTEQILDLAMSKKPATLDELLALELNNGTVAQVITDKMAATGEKMELGYYEFVTAPYVASYIHMGNKLATVVGFNKADVDENVAKDVAMQIAAMNPIAVTADGIPAEVKEKELEIAREKAREAGKPENLLDRIAEGALTKFYKESTLLQQEFVKDPKKTIEQYLKESDKELTVTEFKRVSLSV, from the coding sequence ATGGCAGTAACAATGGCAGATATACAGCACTTGCGCAAAATGACAGGTGCCGGTATGATGGATTGCAAAAATGCTCTGAATGAAGCGGGTGGTGATTTCGATAAAGCTATGGAAATTATCCGTAAAAAAGGACAGGCTATTGCAGCTAAAAGGGAAGATCGCGATGCTTCTGAAGGTTGCGTACTTGCTAAAACCGAAGGTAACTTTGGTGCAGTAGTTGCACTACAGTGCGAAACTGACTTTGTAGCAAAGAATGAAGACTATATTGCTTTAACAGAGCAGATACTTGATCTTGCTATGAGCAAAAAACCTGCAACACTGGACGAACTGCTTGCTCTTGAACTTAACAACGGAACAGTTGCTCAGGTTATCACTGATAAAATGGCTGCTACCGGTGAAAAGATGGAACTTGGCTACTATGAGTTTGTAACCGCTCCTTATGTAGCTTCTTACATACACATGGGTAATAAACTGGCTACCGTAGTTGGTTTTAATAAAGCTGATGTTGATGAAAATGTAGCTAAAGATGTTGCTATGCAGATTGCAGCTATGAATCCAATTGCTGTCACAGCTGATGGAATTCCTGCAGAAGTAAAAGAGAAAGAACTGGAAATAGCTCGTGAGAAAGCTCGTGAAGCAGGTAAGCCGGAAAACTTACTTGATAGAATTGCTGAAGGTGCTCTTACTAAATTCTATAAGGAGTCTACACTTCTTCAACAGGAATTTGTAAAAGACCCAAAGAAAACTATCGAACAGTACTTGAAAGAAAGTGATAAGGAATTGACAGTTACAGAATTCAAACGTGTATCACTTAGCGTTTAA
- the rpsB gene encoding 30S ribosomal protein S2 — MAKLEFDQLLEAGAHFGHLKRKWNPAMAPYIFMERNGIHIIDLYKTIAKTEEAAAAMKQMAKSGKKILFVATKKQAKPVIEARAQSVNMPYVIERWPGGMLTNFPTIRKAVKKMGSIDKMIKDGTFDTLSKREKLQITRQRAKLEKNLGSIQDLTRLPSAIFVVDVMKEQIAVREAERLGIPVFAIVDTNSNPSNVDFVIPANDDASKAIDLIIGVLCDAIREGLEERKVEKADAAAAEEQSEDAPQRRERKTKAAKKERVKKEDSEAMKAAVVSKFAKDVEVDD; from the coding sequence ATGGCAAAGTTAGAATTTGACCAACTATTAGAAGCCGGAGCGCATTTCGGCCACTTAAAAAGAAAATGGAACCCGGCAATGGCTCCTTACATATTTATGGAGCGTAACGGTATTCACATTATCGACCTTTATAAAACAATTGCTAAGACTGAAGAGGCTGCTGCAGCTATGAAGCAGATGGCTAAATCAGGAAAGAAAATCCTTTTTGTAGCTACAAAAAAACAGGCCAAACCTGTTATTGAGGCAAGAGCTCAAAGTGTGAACATGCCATACGTAATAGAGCGTTGGCCAGGTGGTATGCTTACTAACTTCCCAACAATCCGTAAAGCGGTTAAGAAGATGGGTAGTATTGATAAGATGATTAAGGATGGAACTTTTGATACTCTTTCTAAGAGAGAAAAACTTCAGATAACTCGTCAGCGTGCTAAACTGGAAAAGAACCTTGGTTCTATTCAGGATCTTACTCGTCTGCCTTCTGCAATTTTTGTTGTGGATGTGATGAAAGAACAGATAGCTGTAAGAGAAGCAGAACGTTTGGGAATACCTGTATTCGCAATCGTGGACACTAACTCTAATCCTTCAAATGTTGATTTTGTAATTCCTGCTAATGATGATGCTTCAAAAGCTATTGACCTGATTATAGGTGTTCTTTGCGATGCTATCAGAGAAGGTCTTGAAGAACGTAAAGTTGAGAAAGCCGATGCTGCAGCTGCTGAGGAACAGTCAGAAGATGCACCACAACGCAGAGAACGTAAAACTAAAGCTGCTAAGAAAGAGCGTGTAAAGAAGGAGGATTCTGAAGCGATGAAAGCAGCAGTGGTTAGCAAGTTCGCAAAAGATGTAGAGGTAGACGATTAA
- a CDS encoding RagB/SusD family nutrient uptake outer membrane protein, whose product MKKNILLTLLISVFVMLSSCGEDFLYIAPQGSIDQNALMNQTGIDLLTTNAYANFSENGWGASITNWTFGSMYGGDANKGSDANDQSVLNTMETYSILANNGYIGEKYSWVYKGAKRTNVAIQTINETEGLPDAFKNSRLGEMYFLRALFYFEGIRVFGPYLPWVDDTFTENDPKVHNDIDIYPKVLADIDQAIALLPATQPEVGRANSWAAKALKAKVLMQRGDLAAAKPILKDVIDNGVTSNNLKYGLENDMDRNFYSPTDNGKESVFAIQFSNDYNNANPGISIAYPHGGAGGPGGCCGFFQPSNELANSYKVDANGLPFLDKSYRDAPFVAERNTDPAGYLSVNGTMPVDPRLDFAIGRFGIPYKDWGLPQNNWVRDVANGGFYLPKKHVYTKEELDAGLANGGIHDGWAPGSAINYQYLSFRDILLLYAECLANDNQLAEAMSYVNMIRERAGHEDNIILLPNGEPAANYLVNPYPSTHATFTNKDLCIEAIRMERKLELAMEGQRWFDLTRWGGQYMATTLSEYVDFEKNFITKFASSAKLDAAKTMFPLPDGQIQTMGNDENGNPYLVQPDPWK is encoded by the coding sequence ATGAAAAAAAATATATTATTGACACTTTTAATATCAGTATTTGTAATGCTGAGCTCCTGTGGAGAGGATTTCCTTTACATTGCTCCTCAGGGAAGTATCGACCAAAATGCGCTAATGAACCAAACTGGTATTGACCTGCTTACTACAAATGCATATGCAAACTTCTCTGAAAATGGTTGGGGTGCATCTATTACCAACTGGACTTTCGGAAGTATGTATGGTGGTGATGCCAACAAAGGTTCTGACGCTAATGACCAGTCTGTTCTGAATACTATGGAAACATATAGTATTTTAGCAAATAATGGATATATAGGTGAAAAATATTCTTGGGTATATAAAGGTGCCAAGCGTACCAATGTTGCCATTCAGACTATAAACGAAACTGAAGGTCTGCCTGATGCATTCAAGAATTCAAGACTTGGCGAAATGTATTTCCTTCGTGCATTGTTCTATTTTGAAGGAATCAGAGTATTCGGACCATATCTTCCATGGGTAGATGATACATTTACTGAAAATGATCCAAAGGTTCATAACGATATCGATATTTATCCAAAAGTATTGGCTGACATCGATCAGGCAATTGCGCTTCTACCTGCAACACAACCAGAAGTTGGTAGAGCTAACTCTTGGGCAGCAAAAGCACTTAAAGCAAAAGTTCTGATGCAGAGAGGTGATTTAGCAGCTGCTAAACCAATTCTGAAAGATGTAATTGATAATGGTGTTACTTCTAATAATCTGAAGTATGGTCTTGAGAATGATATGGATAGAAACTTCTATAGTCCAACTGATAATGGCAAGGAATCTGTTTTTGCAATTCAATTCTCAAACGACTATAACAATGCTAATCCTGGTATCTCAATTGCTTATCCTCACGGTGGAGCAGGTGGACCTGGTGGTTGCTGTGGTTTCTTCCAACCCTCTAATGAATTGGCAAACTCCTATAAAGTTGATGCAAACGGTCTTCCTTTCCTTGACAAATCATACAGGGATGCTCCTTTCGTAGCTGAAAGAAATACAGATCCTGCAGGTTATCTGTCAGTTAACGGAACAATGCCTGTTGACCCACGTCTTGACTTTGCAATTGGTCGTTTTGGTATTCCATATAAAGATTGGGGCCTACCACAGAACAACTGGGTAAGAGATGTTGCAAATGGTGGTTTCTATTTGCCTAAAAAACATGTTTATACTAAGGAAGAGCTTGATGCAGGTCTTGCAAATGGTGGTATACACGATGGTTGGGCACCGGGTTCTGCTATCAATTATCAGTATCTGAGCTTCCGTGATATTCTTCTTCTTTATGCTGAGTGTCTTGCTAATGATAATCAATTGGCAGAAGCTATGAGTTATGTAAACATGATTCGTGAAAGAGCCGGACATGAGGATAATATTATTTTATTGCCAAATGGTGAGCCAGCTGCTAATTATCTGGTAAATCCTTATCCATCAACTCATGCTACATTCACTAATAAAGATCTTTGTATTGAAGCAATCCGCATGGAACGTAAGCTTGAACTTGCAATGGAAGGACAGCGCTGGTTTGACCTCACTCGTTGGGGAGGACAATATATGGCTACAACTCTTTCTGAATATGTTGACTTTGAAAAGAATTTTATTACTAAATTTGCTTCGTCAGCTAAATTGGATGCAGCTAAAACAATGTTCCCTCTACCAGATGGTCAGATTCAAACAATGGGTAACGACGAAAATGGGAATCCTTATTTAGTACAACCGGATCCCTGGAAATAG
- a CDS encoding 4'-phosphopantetheinyl transferase superfamily protein yields the protein MLIRKDYFDNGSLMGIWKMDESIDELLKLFPPSIRSEADNYINSIGSKRRVIEWLSTRIMLFELLGEIKIIQNHEDGKPYLADNSYHISISHTKDHAAILLNKLYPVGIDIEIKSDRVEKLAYKFISENEYIDPEKKILHQLLHWSAKECMFKLINAQGIDFKKHLFIHKFTPSQNGIITATEYRTKETRTYNLHYEIHPEYVLTWVVDTLKN from the coding sequence ATGCTTATCAGAAAAGATTATTTTGACAACGGATCTCTGATGGGTATTTGGAAAATGGATGAATCTATTGATGAGCTTTTAAAGCTTTTCCCTCCTAGTATCCGTTCTGAAGCTGACAATTATATAAATAGTATCGGGTCAAAGAGACGTGTAATAGAGTGGCTTTCCACTAGAATTATGCTCTTTGAGCTTCTTGGTGAAATTAAGATCATTCAAAATCACGAAGATGGCAAGCCTTATCTTGCTGATAACTCCTACCACATAAGCATATCTCACACCAAAGATCATGCAGCAATTCTACTAAATAAATTATATCCTGTAGGAATAGATATAGAGATTAAGTCAGATCGAGTAGAGAAGCTAGCCTATAAATTTATTTCTGAAAATGAGTATATTGACCCTGAAAAGAAGATACTTCATCAACTTCTGCACTGGTCGGCTAAAGAGTGTATGTTCAAATTGATTAATGCTCAAGGTATTGATTTCAAAAAACATCTCTTTATTCATAAATTCACTCCATCTCAAAATGGCATTATTACTGCTACGGAATATAGAACAAAAGAAACCAGAACATATAATCTGCATTACGAGATACATCCTGAGTATGTTCTTACATGGGTAGTAGACACCTTAAAGAATTAA
- a CDS encoding cupin domain-containing protein: MKVTRVYSDENGESRFDEIDVPLFNKGEIGYLSESVAVKSLQFRKVPPDYDYDFHNAPQRQYIVLLDGGVEIETSLGEIRRFQTGEILLVEDTAGKGHRTRNLEKRERTSIFIHLL, from the coding sequence ATGAAAGTTACTCGTGTATATAGTGATGAAAACGGAGAGTCTCGTTTTGATGAAATTGATGTACCACTTTTTAATAAAGGTGAGATCGGTTACCTCTCAGAATCAGTTGCAGTGAAATCACTTCAGTTCCGAAAGGTGCCACCTGATTATGATTATGATTTTCACAACGCGCCTCAGCGGCAATATATTGTTTTGCTTGATGGGGGTGTTGAAATTGAGACCTCACTTGGTGAGATAAGAAGGTTTCAGACAGGTGAAATTTTACTGGTTGAAGATACGGCAGGAAAAGGACATCGCACAAGAAATCTGGAAAAGAGAGAACGCACATCGATATTTATCCATCTGCTATAG
- a CDS encoding HU family DNA-binding protein: MTKADIVNEIAKRTGVDKTSVLSTVESFMDVVKDSLANDENVYLRGFGSFIVKKRAQKTARNISKNTTIIIPAHNIPAFKPSKTFVAQVKEVKVD; the protein is encoded by the coding sequence ATGACTAAAGCAGATATTGTAAACGAAATTGCGAAGAGGACTGGTGTAGACAAAACATCGGTGTTATCAACAGTTGAATCTTTCATGGATGTGGTAAAAGATTCATTGGCTAACGATGAAAATGTATATTTAAGAGGATTCGGAAGCTTCATCGTTAAAAAAAGAGCTCAAAAAACTGCGCGTAATATTTCAAAGAATACAACTATCATCATACCAGCACATAATATACCCGCATTCAAGCCATCAAAAACGTTTGTTGCTCAGGTAAAGGAAGTTAAAGTAGATTAA
- a CDS encoding SusC/RagA family TonB-linked outer membrane protein — protein MIASAGLMFAQVNVTGVVTDADGETLVGVNVIERGTAHGTITDIDGKFALDVASPNSYLVFSYVGFTTQEVQVGNTRNFNIVLQLDMETLEEIVVVGYGTQAKKDITGSVAVVNTEDLLITSGSSATQQLQGKTPGVYIGQTGSPGSATMVRIRGVNTVNDNGPLYVIDGVATRNQNLSSLNPNDIASMQVLKDASSAAIYGAQAANGVILITTKSGSRTGAPKLTYDAYYGVQKTTSRYDLVNSMDRLNLEWEAQNNSFLIRGTKFDEDGNERFPTHPQFGTGPTPKIPNYMTTTGANGRTDININDYSFPNNQMVKFSDTDWWDEVDRTAPIQNHQLSLVGGNDRGQYLLGLNYFDQQGTVIHSYFKRYQTRINTSFDIRKWFRVGQNLQFTYTKDQGLQSSSSEASAYSYTYRPSPWVPVKDEFGNWAGSKIAGTGNFVNVVARETRNKDNYWVNTRLFGNLWAELDLMKDLTFRTSFGLDHSTYWGYNMSKKDPEFSESPGTNYFNEEANSGYNLQWQNTLTYSKRFGDVHSLTVLLGSDALRGGLGRTLRGRRYNYLFEDNIDTWTLQMGENDNQRQTESWYWGETALFGVFGRVDYGFADKYLFTGIVRRDGASRFSQSQRYGTFPSASFGWRVSEEAFMENTRDWLDDLKLRVGYGLTGNSEIPRATNFASLFTTTPDRTNYDLSGANTGTWLGYRLSTYGNPETRWEATKQLNLGLDITFGQGRFNSTLEFYNKETSDMLIGAAYSNLAGEPGTPYINYGSMRNRGFDFAFNYTDRKGDLGWDIALNLSRYENEVLSLAAADDYAIYQSGVRISDSVTRTIKGEPISHFFGYNVIGFYESEQDVLSSPTPYGTTASAITSNPGSYVGKFKFEDVNGDGKIDSSDRTIIGNPHPDLVGGLNVGLTYKNFDFTMFWYSSIGNDLFNNTKYFTDFPLFGGNRSTRMRDLSWKPGADNSKAILPILDSNDSWGGAVSSSYYVEDGSFLKLKNLVLGYTLPQDLVRKATIERLRLYIQAENVLSFDSYTGLDPEFTNADTGEGSGADLRRGLDMGGWPTTMRLLFGVNFTF, from the coding sequence ATGATTGCCAGTGCAGGCTTGATGTTTGCACAGGTAAATGTTACCGGGGTGGTAACTGATGCTGATGGGGAAACACTCGTAGGTGTGAATGTTATCGAGAGAGGAACGGCACATGGGACTATCACCGATATAGATGGTAAATTTGCCCTTGACGTTGCTTCTCCGAATTCATATTTAGTATTTTCGTACGTGGGTTTCACTACCCAGGAAGTTCAGGTTGGAAACACTCGCAATTTCAATATTGTGTTGCAGCTCGACATGGAAACACTCGAGGAGATTGTTGTAGTGGGATATGGAACACAAGCAAAGAAAGATATTACAGGTTCTGTTGCTGTAGTAAACACCGAAGATCTTTTAATTACTTCAGGTTCTTCAGCAACACAACAGCTGCAGGGAAAAACCCCCGGTGTTTATATCGGGCAAACTGGTTCTCCCGGTTCTGCAACTATGGTTCGTATCCGTGGTGTGAACACTGTTAATGATAACGGTCCGCTATACGTAATTGACGGTGTTGCTACACGTAACCAGAACTTAAGTAGTTTGAACCCTAATGATATTGCAAGTATGCAGGTATTGAAGGATGCTTCTTCTGCTGCAATTTATGGTGCACAGGCTGCCAATGGTGTAATTCTTATTACAACAAAATCAGGTAGCAGAACAGGAGCTCCAAAACTTACCTATGATGCATATTATGGTGTGCAGAAGACAACCTCAAGATATGATCTTGTAAACTCTATGGATAGGTTGAATTTGGAATGGGAAGCACAAAATAACTCTTTCCTGATTCGTGGTACTAAATTTGATGAGGATGGAAATGAAAGATTCCCGACTCATCCTCAGTTTGGTACAGGTCCAACTCCAAAGATTCCTAACTATATGACTACAACCGGTGCTAACGGTAGAACTGACATTAACATTAATGACTATTCATTCCCAAACAACCAGATGGTTAAGTTTTCTGACACAGACTGGTGGGATGAAGTTGACCGCACAGCTCCAATACAGAATCACCAGTTGTCACTGGTAGGTGGTAATGACAGGGGTCAGTATCTGCTTGGTCTTAACTATTTCGATCAGCAGGGTACTGTAATTCACTCTTACTTCAAACGTTATCAGACCCGTATCAATACATCATTTGATATACGCAAATGGTTCAGAGTTGGTCAGAATTTACAGTTTACATATACAAAAGATCAGGGATTGCAGAGCAGTTCGTCAGAAGCTTCTGCCTATTCTTATACTTACAGACCTTCACCGTGGGTGCCTGTTAAAGATGAGTTTGGCAACTGGGCAGGTTCTAAGATTGCAGGAACAGGTAACTTTGTTAACGTTGTTGCACGTGAAACAAGAAATAAAGACAACTATTGGGTAAATACCCGTCTGTTTGGTAACCTATGGGCTGAACTGGATCTTATGAAGGATTTGACTTTCCGTACCAGTTTTGGTCTTGACCATTCTACATATTGGGGTTATAATATGAGCAAGAAGGATCCTGAATTCTCTGAAAGTCCGGGTACAAACTATTTCAATGAAGAGGCCAACAGTGGTTACAACCTGCAGTGGCAGAATACTCTTACTTACAGCAAAAGATTTGGAGACGTACATAGCTTAACAGTACTTTTAGGATCTGATGCTTTAAGAGGTGGACTTGGAAGAACACTCCGAGGCAGAAGATATAATTATCTGTTCGAAGATAATATTGATACATGGACGCTTCAGATGGGTGAAAACGACAACCAGAGACAGACTGAGTCATGGTATTGGGGTGAAACTGCACTATTTGGTGTGTTCGGTCGTGTTGACTATGGATTCGCCGACAAATATCTGTTCACTGGTATTGTACGTCGTGATGGTGCTTCTCGTTTCTCTCAGTCACAACGTTACGGAACATTCCCATCTGCATCTTTCGGATGGCGTGTTTCTGAAGAGGCCTTTATGGAAAATACACGTGATTGGTTAGATGACCTGAAGCTTCGTGTTGGTTATGGTTTGACAGGTAACTCTGAAATTCCTCGCGCAACTAACTTTGCATCTCTTTTCACAACTACTCCTGACAGAACAAACTATGACCTTTCAGGTGCAAATACAGGTACTTGGCTGGGATACAGACTATCTACATATGGTAACCCTGAAACCCGCTGGGAGGCTACAAAACAGCTGAACTTAGGTTTGGATATAACTTTCGGACAGGGTCGCTTCAATTCAACTCTTGAGTTCTATAATAAAGAAACTTCTGACATGTTGATTGGTGCTGCTTATTCTAACCTTGCTGGTGAGCCCGGAACTCCTTATATCAACTATGGTAGTATGAGAAACAGAGGTTTTGACTTCGCTTTCAATTACACTGATAGAAAAGGTGATTTAGGATGGGATATTGCACTTAACCTATCAAGATATGAAAATGAAGTTCTTTCTCTTGCAGCAGCTGATGATTATGCAATCTACCAAAGTGGAGTACGTATCTCAGATTCTGTAACAAGAACTATTAAGGGAGAACCAATTTCACATTTCTTTGGATATAATGTAATTGGATTCTATGAGTCAGAACAGGATGTATTGAGTTCACCAACTCCTTATGGTACAACAGCTAGCGCTATTACAAGTAATCCTGGATCTTATGTAGGTAAATTTAAATTTGAAGATGTTAATGGTGATGGCAAGATAGATAGCAGCGACCGTACTATCATTGGTAATCCTCATCCAGATCTTGTTGGAGGTTTGAACGTAGGCTTGACTTACAAGAATTTTGACTTTACTATGTTCTGGTATTCATCAATAGGAAATGATCTTTTCAACAACACCAAGTATTTCACAGACTTCCCATTGTTCGGTGGTAACCGTTCAACAAGAATGAGAGATTTGTCATGGAAACCGGGTGCAGATAATTCAAAGGCTATTCTTCCTATTCTGGACTCTAATGACAGTTGGGGTGGTGCAGTATCAAGTTCTTACTATGTTGAAGATGGTTCATTCCTGAAACTAAAGAACCTTGTATTGGGCTACACACTTCCTCAGGATTTAGTGAGAAAAGCTACAATTGAGAGACTGAGACTTTATATTCAGGCTGAAAATGTTCTTTCTTTTGACAGTTACACAGGATTAGATCCGGAATTCACAAATGCGGATACAGGTGAGGGTAGTGGAGCTGACCTTAGAAGAGGACTCGATATGGGTGGTTGGCCAACCACAATGCGTTTACTCTTTGGTGTTAACTTTACGTTCTAA